The Hevea brasiliensis isolate MT/VB/25A 57/8 chromosome 1, ASM3005281v1, whole genome shotgun sequence DNA segment tctcaatcatctTGAATATGACTCCCTTGTACACATTTGACATAAGCAAAATAGAAGAGATCTTTGATTTCTTGTTGAAGGAAAAATTCATCATTTTTTTTCGCTAATCATAAGCTTTCAACTACAGAAGAGATGAAAGAGATAGATTACTATAAGTATCATGTTTCGTGGGACCATAGTACTAATAATTGTTGGGCTTTTAAGAGCGTGATACAAAACCATATCAACAAAAGAGTTTTTAAGATCCCATAGAAGAAGAAAGAGATGCTATAAGGATCCTTTCTTTCTAGGAGCCTTCATTAACATAGCTAGCATAGATCTTAGGGGACTTATCAAAGAATTCAAGAAGTTACAGGTTCAGGTAGGAGCAATCAAAGGAACTATGGTTCCTTCACACCTATACTTATCATATGTTACCTTACTTAGGAACACCAAGTTACCTACATGTATTCATGTCCAACATTGTGATGGGTGCATGAGTTTGATTCAACTCCTTAAGAAGAGAACACACTAAAGGACTCGGGGGGTACTAGCTAAAAGCTCCCCAAGAGAGGCCATATCATTAGCGTAAGGTATGCCATATCTTTTAACCATGGGTCCTCTGAGGAAGAGAAACAAAGTAATGATGCAGATgaatcctgtaacacccctatattcgatagTGCGTTTTGCTATTCTAGTAACCAGTGtatgtctggatagctagaatgcctgaaactacacttaaatgttagtaaggagacataaaataatgaaatacaagaaaaataaaggaaaaataatagcaatgaaatgtaaccaagttaagcagtgaaaactatagcgatgggtgaccgcacttgaGAAGTTGTGGCGTGTACCGTTGACTAATACGAcgcgggaaccttggaaaatatttttaagacttaaataaacatctattgaagtataaatgtcattagaaatattaaaaaaaattaattaattggtacaaagaaaaataaaaaatcgagaaaacgataaaaatcggtgttaccgaaaaatcggaatgcAACTTGAATGTATGTGCTACATTAAGAGTTCATCAAGTATATTGAGTatgccatattttgcattttttattgtaatgtatgttcactgtatatatatattgttcttgattttgagtagttgtaaattaaaattataaattaaaattgtacattaaagttataaactaaatttgtaaattattttggcttgtaaatattgtgatatatttcttttatctcagcttttgaaaatactgaaaaattattgtggatttgagttgacaaatgttgagaaatttgttgtgttgattggatattggagtttggggattgaacaaaatattgaaagtgctttttacagatttgtgaagaactgttttattgaaaatacagatggcactctgccaaaatttttataaaaattgttaatacttcaaatgtgttatttggtttcacttcagttaaaagaatttttaacacctatcaatagtgctcaccactgtaaaaagaagtaagaaaagttttaaaatcccttgtagtgtatttcatGGGTTATTAGtatatgaagttggtaattcattaggtatactacgggatcatgttataccttacggaggggcAGGGTGTGACAAATCCTTTAAAGAAGAGAGCGCCAAGTCCCTAGCCGTTGTACCTTATAGGACATCGATTGGGAACACCAAGCATGAAAAATACTCCTACGGCCGACTCACGGCCTCTCCCAAGTTGACCCATTACTTCAACTTGCCAATCTCATAACTTTTGTTAAGATCTCTGTAGTAAATGCAAAGACAAAGTTGACATAACAGCTAACTTATTATAACATTCATTTGTGTGTAACCGGGTAAACATAAGGTTAATGTAATAAGTAGGCCTTATGGCCATTGTTATTCATAAATGAAAATGCTAAAACACGATTATGGTTCAATAAATATTCAAGTATTTACATTTATGCTAAAttttttacattaaaaatatAATGATTACAACATGTAGAAAAATCCTTGGAGAAAGTTTGGAGTCACTAACTAGCTCTAGAATACAACTAGATAGACAACTTCCCAATATCTGGTGTTGATATCTAATAAGGAAGTTCTAGAAGACATGCGCTCACATTCTCTACATAAAAAGGTCTACATAAAAAGCTAGAGAAGTGGATCAGTAAAAGGTACCAAGGGAAGTGACCAAGGAAGTTGCTTTCAAAAGTATCCAAAGTATGAAAGAAGGTACTATGGACTTACTGAAACAAAGGGCTTAGCTTGAGAAGAGCCAATCCTTAAAGAAGCAACAAAAAGCACttggttaaaaaaatttttgatagTTTCCCCTGCAATAGGAAGGCACAAAAAAAATTAGCTAGTCAAGTTTTAAGGCCAATCTTTGAAAAAGCAATAAAGCACAACCTGCAATAAAACACATAAGCATAAGTTATAACGAAATGGCACAATTCAACCAGGTGTTATGTAGGTTTTATATAAATGCAGTAAAGAAATTACCTTTAGCAATTATGGAGAATGGGATGATGTTAGACATTGGGAAGCTAGGTGGTTAGAAAACCTTTAAAGCAAAAGAAGTACCAACTCCTAGAGCAAAGGTGTAACACTCACTATTTCTTGACATTAGAATTTTTATCGTTGATGGAATATTTTGACGAATTTGAAGATTCCACAGGCAAGGGAATGTTGGTAAAAAGTGCATGTGTTTGTATATATGATATTTTCAAAATGTATTTAGGAATAAAAATGTTTTAGTGGTTTTGCACAAAGAAAAGTTTTAAGCAACTTTTGGGTAGAAGGAACTTTGGCAGTCGAAAGATGGACTTTCGGTAGCCAAAATTCTTTTTACtgtttaaatttattttgggcagaATAGACTTCGATAGCCAAAAGTCTCTCGATAAGTGATGGCATAAAAGGCCAATAGCTTATTTTCTGACCCAAAAGGTGACTGGTACTCtcactcctctttctctctcaacTTGGTAAACATGCAAAAGACTTTCCATGGAGATTTTCTTGGCAATTGCACATGGTGAAGCTTGATTTCTTCTTCAGGAAAGCTTAGTGAATGTGGATTGAAGTTAAAATCGTTAATTCACTTCTTTATCCATTTTAAGGGAAAGAAGTAATTTCTCTTTCTTTTGGTTTTTAAGAAGAATTCAAGTATACCTAAGTGTATAAGATTGTTTAATTTTGAATTTCATGTGATTTTTGCATGGTTTTAAGTTTTGATTTTGGGAAAAGGGTTGCATGTTGAGTTTTTTGAATGAAAGTATGTTTTCTTTGATGTGTCTaggtatttaattgttaaatgaatTATTGTTCCTATTTATGTCCAGTCCAAGTGTCTATGGACCTAGAATGGTATGTTCCTTAGTTAAGCCTAAGGATTTTGTGTTTTTATGTTGATGGAAGTTTGTTTAAACCTTGAATTCAAGCTCTAAATAGTTGCATGTGAGATTTAAATGTGAATTCAAGTTGTTGCAGGCCTTAGGAAGGTGTTTATATATTTGGATTGTGCTTTGGGTATGTTTTGGATGTTTTAAGAAGAGGAGTTCTGCTGTTTTGGACTtggaaattctagaaattcctAAGTTTAGTTACCAAATACCATTATTTCGGAAGTTGAAGCATATAGTTTCTCGACAAATCTGGAGAAATTCTAGGTTCGGTAGTCAAAGTTCAAGCCTTCAGTAGCCACAGTGATTAATGCCCAAAATGGGCACCTAATGATTAAAGGTTTGGCAGCTGAAGTCCAAGACTCCAGCATTCAAACTTGGTTCTACTAGCATTATTTCTTCTTCGATTCTAagattccaaaacataattttatGGTTCCTAAgagcctagaataagatgtttaaaGTGTGTATAGAGTTCTAGAGCTTCGAATAACTCACTAGGTTCCGATGGTTATAGGATGATACTTGAGGGATTCATAAAGTTAAGGATTTGACGTTAGCTATTGTTCATGATAGGTAGTTGATAGGCTATAAGAGGTGAGcaattctaaccttaataaacATAAACTTGTTAGATTTAAATTATGATCATCCTCATACATTATATCATATTTATTTATGGTGTATATATCTAGAACAAGAATATGTGCATAATTATATATTTGTTGTTGGTGCATGATGGATTATGGATGACCCACTGACTCCCTCCATGTTTATGACCatgttatgttatgtatgttatggatccataaaatcCAAAAGGAGATCTTATGATGCCTCTTGGTGCGTGACACATTTCATGTTATAAGCGAACGTCTTGAGGAGCCTTGTATGAGTCGAGCATATTGGATTAAGGGAGTCACTAGTGACATGTCTATCCTATGTAAAATGTTTATAATGTGAAAACTCATCTAAATGATGCTtgcatatgaatgaaatgaatgtGATAATTAAATGATGTTAGTTTACTTATTGAGCTTATATAAGCTCATCCCTTTCCCCTAACCTCAGGTGCAGGAGTACAAGAATAGAAGAGTTCTTTAGAGATTAAGTAGCAAGGATAGCTGTGgagtgattaaatgtatattgtatgAGTAGTGGACATGTAATATGTAAAAAGATAGTTATTGTTCTAGTAATCAAGTTTTGACAGACGTTTTATCTTAAACACAAGTGATGTAATTATGTATGGTTTAAATTTAAGCTAACTCCTCATGTGAGAATATATGTATAAACTAATTATATTTTAGTGATTTTTATATATGTAAAGGTTCAAATTCTGAACCGATTTTATGTTTATGATGAATGAGaaaactaaagtgtaatggtttagAGTATGCTTGGATTATAAAATAAAGGATTATGTTTATGTCCAACAGATTTTTAGGCTTGCTATGAGTTCTGGCAGCCTTAAGCTGACCTGATTCCTACTGCCAATAACGGCCCTTTTGGCTGGGTCATTACAAAAGGTACTCAGGGGAGATATCACTAAGGGAGTTGCTGAACTAGTACTTGTAGTAGGTGCGGTACCGGGTGTAGTTGCAGAGAACGTGGCAGGTATAATACTAGATACAGTGGCAGGGGAAGTAGAGGACAATTTCACAGTGCAAAATCTAAAGACAAACGTAGTATTAATAGGGTATCCAACATGTCCCAAATGCATAAAGCAAGTTCAAAAAGCACAAAGGTACCAAAGTTTGttctcaaaataaaaaaattcaaagtacctgcaatttcttccaaatctTCTCAAATTCTCAACAAATTGATAATGTTGAAAGAATATATAGTATCTATTTAACTAAGAAATGGCTATTAGCGCGAAGAAATGGTTAAAGAAAGTATGAAACAAGAAGAATGGTGTAGAGGTATTTAAATAGCACCAAAAATAGACTAAAGAGGCTCGAAAATTGCGTGAAAGGAGAAACACGTGGAGAAAGGCCTTCGAGTCTTTGAACCAAAGGCAAGGATGCTCGATGACGAGGCTAGAACACTGGTGTTGAGCCACGAACAGCGAGGTAGCTGTGACATGGTGATGGGCAAGGTGATGGCACaccaaagaaagagaaaaaaaaaaaaagagaggggaAAAAAATGCTATATGGGTCTTGTGatttttgaagcaatattgatgtCAGTAGATGAGGATCATGGATTTGTGATGAAAATGGAGAAGGGTAAgggaatttgagagaaattgagaaGAAGAATATGATGAGTAATAGAAATGGTGACAGAAAAGATTAAAGTTAAAGTTTTATTAAGCATAGTTAATGGCATGGGGAAGTGTGATCGATTTAACTGAATTAAAATCTCAGAGGGAGTTGGAAGACTAATTAAGAGATGAAcatattttaaaattcaaattcttGCATTTGTGTCGAAGTAGAAGACCTGCTGAGATAATTTCACATTAAATCATGATGGAGCAGAGGAGTAGGGGAGTTCAAGGTTTGAGAAAAAATAATTGCCCACATTAGAATGGACTAACTGACCAATCAATGTGCGGGAGTAATTATTTACACCAAAACATTAATTTTaactcattaattatttttaagcaTTTGATTAATTACAttagtttttttaattaattttattttattaatttaattatgagacataattaattatttattaatttttttaataattatctgTGAAAGTTGCTAATTAATGGGAAGTTATTAAGCAATAAGCTAGTAGGAAGTTACGAGGAGAGGTTGGTAACAATTGTGAGTAGCGGATAACAGTTGCAAAGACATAGATATGTGGGAAAGTCTAGGTTCTGGAGCTTTCTAGGTTCAACCAAATTCTCTATGGTACAGTTATAAATAGTTAATGTGATGCTATGAGAAAAGTCCCAATCAACCTAGCCAATCAATTCAACAAATTAAATCAATAAACTCAATCAAGTAAATAATAACAATTTCAGTATTTCAGTAGTCTAATTAATTTAAGattgataattatttttaatttttaaatattattcattttaatttttattatacttttaatttttaaatattatatttacttTTCAATGaagtaatataattttttttaattcgagTGAGATAATTaccttttttttcaatttattttgtaattaaaaataaaataatacttAATACAGTTAATTTTTACTTTCATCtgatctaaaaattaaaaatatattttaattaatacacttaatatttaatatacttataattttaaaattttaaattattaaccaATCAAATTATTTTTACAGCAAATAACACAGTTTTGACTTTGATTGAAAAAATATCTTTGCCGTATAAGCCAAATAACTAACCAACTCAATTTAACAATTGGAAATAATTAAAAACATTTTATTTTCCCCTTATCCGATTTGGGTATTTCAAAGAGAGAATTTTTATTGctgataataatttatttcattcattttatcttaatttaattaacaaaaaaaatgagATTAGATGATACAATATGTTCAGTCTACAtctctttgttaattttcttttattaacatttttataataaaaaaaaattaaaaagtcatATCTATTTTGTTTAATGATTGAGAATTCACTTTTAacttttaaacttttaattattaatttgaagaatttaaaaatattatttttagataaaatttcaaaaataattatttataatttaaattttatttataatgtcaaaattattttttaattatttaattattaattattaatcacACATTTAATCATTGACGGCTAACAGACTCTAAGTATCTTTCTCAAGATATCAGAAAATTAAATTCGAACAATTTGAATTGGAATATTAACCATTTTCTTTTTAacgtaaataattaaaaaaatattatttattttatttattttaataaaattaatttttttatttttttattttttttaaaatacataattaatccctttacttttttatttattttaaattaattttttattagttaatatatttaaaagaaaaaaaattactattattAGAACTAAATAATTTTTgacttaaaaataaaaagattatataattatattttttaaattataaaaattaaaataaatttaaattaacgcTTAAAGGGTATAAAATAGATTAAAGGGTAGAAATTAGATTAAAGGGTAtccgaaataaaaataaaaagatcaattaatttatttgaaaaataaaaaatgtaaaaaattaattttattaaaataaaaagactCTTCTGTTGCCAAGCTACaagtttatttaaaaagaaaaaagaaaaaggaactaCGATTTCATTAAATGTAAAATACACATTCTTTCACGCGCATAAACGGCACGTGCATGGCCGTTTGATTGGATCATGTTTGAAACGAGTTTCTTCAGGCAAGAAACTATGGTTGCTTGCTTGCCTTGCCAGAGTGGAAAATGAGGGATGTTATTGTGAACACGTGCTGAGCACGTGAATAGAGGGCGAGCCAACAAAGATCATGCCGGGAAGTAATGAATATCGAGAAGAAGTTTGAATGTTGCACACTCACACGTAAGTTTAGGTACGATCGTATCGGACCTACCTTTCCCACTCATTAATGACTTAGGATAAGAATAACAAACAAACATAATAATCTTCTAGATAGTTAAGTGATATGATCTTAGAAACAGTTTCCGTTTGTCGCGACACGTGTTTAAATCATAGAGCGTTGAATCACTGGATTGAGTCAGAGCAAGTCACACGGAAACAAACAAATCGCCAAAATATAATGCTCTCATATGGATATTCATTTGTTTATATCCTTCCTCTTATACTTGCGACAACAGCTTCGACTCAGAGGCACCGTCTCTTCCCTTCTCTGTCTCTGATCAAATGCTTGTCCCTCAAAACATTCATCAACAGTAAGAGAACAAATAAcaccttcttcttcatcttctcgtACAATGAAGAACAAGAAGAGAGATAACAGCCACAGCTTCACAGCTGGCGTCTATCGGATTTTCCTCGTCATGCTGCGGCGCCACCACTTGTTTCATCTCCTCTACGCCTTTTCATGTTGCCTCATCCTCCTCTTCGTTGCTTTCTCACTCTTCTTCTCCCCTCCTCCTGTCGCCAACCACCACCATTCAATGGTAATATTCTTTCCTTATTATGAGCTGTTCCATGTGTTACGGTCTTGACTTTACTGCCTTTTCTTTTCCGACATTAAACGAGCTTCGTGTATACGTTTCGCTACATTGAATTCATTCTCacgatttttctcttttttttttttttgagattagTCTAAAAATTCAGTCATAGACACAGTAAACTCGACTTCGGATACGAAGACGGCGTTTCGTGTTGCGGTACCGATATGAACTTGATTAAGTTTGATATATTTTGTGTATTTGTTGTTTGGTGTGATTtgatattttgatttttgtttaTATATTAGTATTTGGATGATTGCGTGATCAGCCATTTTTTTTATGTTGGATTGTTCAGGAAAATGAAGAGAGCATAGGGCATGATTTCTGGAGCTCGAGATTATCGAAGTTCTACTATGGTTGCAGTAACGCCAGCGGCAGCTTTCAAAGTAAAGTATCGAAATCTAATCTTTTGATTTTGAAAAATCAATAATGTATTGATATTTATTGGAGGTTTTTAATTTGATGCTGAAATCATTTTATATTTATACAATGGAACTCACCTTTTAGCTGATTATTCAACTTTCTGTTTCTGGCATTTTTTTTCATGGAAaactttttaaataataatgacaGTAATAATAAATAAGGGAGAGAGAACTATGGCCTAGCAGATTTTGTCTGATTTTAAATGGTTTTGTCATTTGATTCTCATTTAAGTTCCATTCTCGATATGAAGCCtaagaatttttaattttatatttgatgTATTTGGGTACTGGGAATAAATTTGGAGAATATATTGGGGATTcattgaagtggttttattttattcGATCAATTTCTTGGTTTTGCCCCTGTTTGGTGACAAGGAGCAGCCAAAATTGCTTCTGTTATTATTGTCAGACGATTAGACTTACTTAATGGAGATGTGTGGTTGTATGTTATAGCTGCTGACGTAAAAACGAATCACAATCGGTACTTGTTGATTGCTACCAGTGGAGGTTTAAATCAACAGAGAACAGGGGTGAGTCTTTCTAAACTTATCTATTCCTGAGCAACTCAAGTGCCAATTGTCTGTTGATTAATTTGAGTTATACTGGCAGCGTCACATAAAGTTAACATTCAACACGGGTCATTTTTTTGTATAATTTCCTATGTAAATTCACTGAAGATCATATATGAAACTTAATATTTGTGGTGTTTGTTGTAAGGATGGAGTTGAGCTTGCACCTTTTGTCATGTCACTTTTCCCTTGATTATAGATTTATTACATCTGGAAAAAATAATCGACAGTATtgatgtcttttctttatttgtattggggATGCAACACGATTTACCCTTTTATTTTGTTCCGTTGTGTGGATAAACAATAGTGGGATAATTTGTGATATTATTGATAGACCAACTTGGTCAGAAGCCCAGTTCACTGTATATGAATGTGAATATGATATTAGGGGCATCATATCCAAGTTCTATGGCTTTTATGGGTAACCATGATTCACTTTTCAATGGATAATTCACTTTAAATGTTGCCATTATAATGGATTTTTTGCTCAATTAGTTTTTGATACTGAATTTTCTATATCATGGCCACAGATAACAGATGCTGTTGTTGCAGCTTATATTTTGAATGCTACTCTTGTTGTTCCAAAGCTGGATGAGAAATCGTTCTGGAAAGATACTAGGTATACTTTTTTATTCACTTCCTagttaccatttcaaagtttacttGCTTTCCTGTGTATTCATATGTGATTTGCTGTTTGATGCAGTAATTTCTCTGAAATCTTTGATGTTGACTGGTTCATTTCATTCCTCTCAAAAGATGTTAAAATCATTAAACAGCTCCCAATGAAGTTAGGGAAAGTTGTGACTCCTTATTACATGCGCGTTCCAAGGAAGTGCACTCCAAAATGCTATGAGAATCGTGTTTTACCTATTTTTAATAAGAAACATGTAAGTGctgcatttcttttcttttctttttgacgTACACCAGTTTCTAATAAAACTgccaaaatatatttttataaagtaGTTTTTAAGTTGTTTCACTGAATTCTGGGGTTTGAATTTTTGTTTTCACTCTACAGTTTTATTGTGAAAATGTTGCCAGGTCGTTTTTGTTCAGATCAATGAACAGAATTTGATTTCACACACTCTTCttcttatgtttttttttttcctcatgcAATGTACAGGATCATGCACATATATTAGAGGCTGTAATACCTATATTAGCAATAAATACTGGTGTAATTGGTGTTCCAAAATGACAAGCAATGTTTACACATTCAAGTGAAGTTGTGTTGATGTGTAGGTCGAAATGAATATTCTAAGTTTGAATTCCAGAAAGCTAGCATTGGTAATTCTCTCTGGTTTTCCAGCTGAATTTTGTGAAGAcatctaaattggaaatttcttcaaagaagaaaatgacaagaatCAAAGAAATAGGAAAGAACCAAGCAGTCAATAAGATTAGAAAACCCAGAATTTTATAATGTGCATAAGTGGATGTGTATTCAGAAAGTGTCCCGGAAActgttgaatatttatttatcttttaaaatttttcaatttttgaagcaTTTGGGTTTATTTATTGTTATGCAGCATTTTCAGACTATTCTTGAGACTATTCTCATGAACAAGAATGATGAGTTATTGAGCTTTAATGCTATTTGGGTTCAATTACCCTTCATGTTTATTATAGAACTGAATTTTGTGACAATTGGCTTGTTTTGTAGGCTATTCAGCTTGGGAAATTTGATTACAGGCTATCAAATAGGCTTGATATGGATTTACAAAAGCTGAGGTGCAGAGTCAACTACCATGCTTTAAAATTTACTGATTCTATTCTTGAAATGGGTAAAAAGTTGGTTGAGAGAATGAGAATGAAATGCAATCACTTTATTGCCTTGCACTTGAGGTAAGGTCCTTggaatactatatatatatatatatatttgaaatttgtAGTAATTTAACTATGTTAAACCTTCTTGTTTTAGTTGTCAAATTTAGTCAAGTCTTTGTCATGTTCCATTGAAGTCTAAGATGGCGTATAATGTATTTTTTGAGAACATTATTTTATTAATGCATGTGAAATgagattttgatttttaattgcaCTGAAGAGGTTTTGACCTATGATTGGTGAGTTTAGGATTTTAATAAGAGTAGAGGAACTCACAAATGTAGTTTATCATATTATTTTTTAGGTTTGAAGCTGATATGCTTGCTTTCTCTGGATGTTATTATGGTGGtggagaaaaagaaaagataGAACTTGGTGCAATTCGGAAGAGGTGGTTAAGTTTACATGTAAGGCCTCACCATCTTCCCAGAATGTATTATTTATCCTTAACAGTACAACCCAAGACTGAGTTGCACATTTATCTATTAATTTTCTGTTGAATGCAGCAAAAGAACCCTGAGAAAGTGCAGAGGCAAGGAAGATGCCCGTTAACACCAGAGGAAGTTGGTCTTATGCTGCGAGCATTGGGTTTCGGAAGCGACATTCACATATATGTGGCATCAGGTGAAGTATATGGTGGTGAAGAGACTTTAATACCCCTCAAGGCTCTGTTTCCCAATTTTCATTCAAAAGAAACTTTAGCTAGCAAGGAAGAGTTGGCaccattttctttattttcttctcGCATGGCTGCACTAGACTTCATTGTTTGTGATGAAAGTGATGTATTTGTCACCAACAACAATGGCAACATGGCTAGAATGTTAGCTGGACGAAGGTAAGCTACTCATTTCTTTAACAGTAGATTGTCAAACAATGTCAATGACCTTGATTTATAATTtcagaataatttttcaaaggataAATTTTTTCAATTTCCTCTTATTGTTTTTGGGTTTGTGACCAAGTGGTTCAAATAACTAGCTTTTTAGCACAGCAACTTTCAAGGCTTAAAGAGAAGTGCATAGCTTGCTTTGTGTATTGTATTTCATTGCTTAGAATTAGATTCTGTTCATCTGAAACTCTGTGCAGATGCTTCTTTGTAGCATTCATCAGAAACCGTTCATCCTTAAAGTCTCTATCAGATTACTTTAATCTTGTTGTATGACTATGTCGTTGGCAACCCTTTTTATTCACCAACTAATTTAGTTATTTGTCTATCTCAGGAGATATTTTGGACACAAGCCAACAATTAAGCCAAATGCTAAAAAACTTTACAGATTGTTCTTGAACCGACATAACATGACATGGGAAGAGTTTGCCTCCAAGGTTCGTACTCATCAAATTGGCTTCATGGGAGGGCCAAATGAGGTGAAACCTGGCAGGGGTGAGTTTCATGAAAACCCATCATCCTGCATATGCGAGGATTCTGAAGCAAAGGCTGGGGAATATCCAACTCCTCATAGTTACATGCATGAGGGCCAGGGAGAGAATAACAAAAAGAATGTTGCTAGCTATGTTTCTGATGAGCTCTTAACTGTGGACGACCACGACCAGGATTGGTCAGATATGGATTATGTGAACGGAATTGGTGCTCAAAGAAAGGAAGGCTTGTATAAAAATACCTTGATTGGGACAGATCAACCAGAATTGGAGGTGTTATTCGCTGACTGAGAA contains these protein-coding regions:
- the LOC110632626 gene encoding protein ROOT HAIR SPECIFIC 17-like isoform X2, coding for MKNKKRDNSHSFTAGVYRIFLVMLRRHHLFHLLYAFSCCLILLFVAFSLFFSPPPVANHHHSMENEESIGHDFWSSRLSKFYYGCSNASGSFQTADVKTNHNRYLLIATSGGLNQQRTGITDAVVAAYILNATLVVPKLDEKSFWKDTSNFSEIFDVDWFISFLSKDVKIIKQLPMKLGKVVTPYYMRVPRKCTPKCYENRVLPIFNKKHAIQLGKFDYRLSNRLDMDLQKLRCRVNYHALKFTDSILEMGKKLVERMRMKCNHFIALHLRFEADMLAFSGCYYGGGEKEKIELGAIRKRWLSLHQKNPEKVQRQGRCPLTPEEVGLMLRALGFGSDIHIYVASGEVYGGEETLIPLKALFPNFHSKETLASKEELAPFSLFSSRMAALDFIVCDESDVFVTNNNGNMARMLAGRRRYFGHKPTIKPNAKKLYRLFLNRHNMTWEEFASKVRTHQIGFMGGPNEVKPGRGEFHENPSSCICEDSEAKAGEYPTPHSYMHEGQGENNKKNVASYVSDELLTVDDHDQDWSDMDYVNGIGAQRKEGLYKNTLIGTDQPELEVLFAD
- the LOC110632626 gene encoding protein ROOT HAIR SPECIFIC 17-like isoform X1: MKNKKRDNSHSFTAGVYRIFLVMLRRHHLFHLLYAFSCCLILLFVAFSLFFSPPPVANHHHSMSKNSVIDTVNSTSDTKTAFRVAENEESIGHDFWSSRLSKFYYGCSNASGSFQTADVKTNHNRYLLIATSGGLNQQRTGITDAVVAAYILNATLVVPKLDEKSFWKDTSNFSEIFDVDWFISFLSKDVKIIKQLPMKLGKVVTPYYMRVPRKCTPKCYENRVLPIFNKKHAIQLGKFDYRLSNRLDMDLQKLRCRVNYHALKFTDSILEMGKKLVERMRMKCNHFIALHLRFEADMLAFSGCYYGGGEKEKIELGAIRKRWLSLHQKNPEKVQRQGRCPLTPEEVGLMLRALGFGSDIHIYVASGEVYGGEETLIPLKALFPNFHSKETLASKEELAPFSLFSSRMAALDFIVCDESDVFVTNNNGNMARMLAGRRRYFGHKPTIKPNAKKLYRLFLNRHNMTWEEFASKVRTHQIGFMGGPNEVKPGRGEFHENPSSCICEDSEAKAGEYPTPHSYMHEGQGENNKKNVASYVSDELLTVDDHDQDWSDMDYVNGIGAQRKEGLYKNTLIGTDQPELEVLFAD